In Camelina sativa cultivar DH55 chromosome 16, Cs, whole genome shotgun sequence, a single window of DNA contains:
- the LOC104749273 gene encoding expansin-B5-like codes for MASSSIKYFSFIIALTTFFAISLKPCSSHNKTHWNTAGITWYGDREGPGSTGGACGFGDAVAKHPYKCMVSAGGPSLFKDGKGCGACYRLKCDHPLCTKKPIKVMISDECAGCTKEAVHFDLSGKAFGALAKRGKGDQLRNLGELKVSYKRACCKHPKTKIAIHVDAGANPYYMSFTAKYANGDGNFACIEVQPAGGKYIKMEEMRSAVWKLNSGTPLKGPFNIRLTSAVSGKKIVAKCVIPEKWSPGAIYHSTVNFPVPKKQK; via the exons ATGGCTTCCTCAtctatcaaatatttttcttttatcattgcTCTTACAACTTTCTTTGCAATCTCATTGAAGCCATGTTCTTCCCATAATAAAACCCACTGGAACACCGCCGGTATCACGTGGTATGGCGACCGTGAAGGTCCTGGCAGCACAG GAGGAGCTTGTGGATTTGGTGATGCAGTGGCAAAGCACCCGTACAAATGTATGGTTTCAGCCGGAGGACCTTCATTGTTCAAAGACGGAAAGGGTTGTGGGGCATGTTATAGG CTTAAGTGCGACCATCCGTTGTGCACGAAAAAACCGATCAAGGTGATGATATCGGATGAGTGTGCGGGCTGCACGAAAGAGGCTGTTCATTTTGATCTTAGCGGTAAGGCATTTGGTGCATTGGCCAAACGTGGCAAGGGAGATCAATTACGAAACCTTGGAGAACTAAAAGTTAGTTACAAACG TGCATGTTGCAAACACCCGAAGACTAAGATCGCTATCCATGTGGACGCCGGAGCAAATCCTTACTACATGTCTTTCACCGCTAAGTATGCAAACGGTGACGGGAACTTCGCCTGCATCGAGGTCCAACCGGCCGGAGGAAAGTACATAAAGATGGAGGAAATGAGATCCGCCGTTTGGAAACTAAACTCTGGTACTCCTTTGAAAGGACCGTTCAACATCAGGCTTACCTCTGCCGTGTCTGGTAAGAAGATCGTCGCCAAATGCGTTATCCCGGAAAAGTGGAGTCCTGGTGCTATTTACCATTCCACGGTTAACTTCCCCGTTCCAAAGAAGCAGAAGTGA
- the LOC104749274 gene encoding cyclin-U2-2-like: protein MAVSNSLTISPRKLRSDLYSYSNNQNNSETPLVISVLSSLIERTLTRNQRISSRRTVPASSSSKTQIFDSREIPDMTIQSYLERIFRYTKAGPSVYVVAYVYIDRFCQTNPGFRISLTNVHRLLITTIMIASKYVEDLNYRNSYFAKVGGLETEELNKLELEFLFSMGFKLHVNVSVFESYCCHLEREVSFGGGYQIEKALRCAEEIKSRQMIVKNPKHHHHHHHFARILL from the exons ATGGCGGTTTCGAATTCTCTAACAATCTCTCCAAGAAAACTCCGGTCTGATCTTTATTCATActccaacaaccaaaacaattcCGAGACGCCTCTGGTTATCTCTGTTCTATCGTCACTGATCGAACGAACTCTCACACGTAACCAGAGGATTAGCAGCCGGAGAACGGTTCCGGCGTCGTCTTCTAGCAAGACTCAGATCTTCGATAGCCGTGAAATACCTGACATGACCATCCAATCGTACCTAGAGAGAATTTTCCGGTACACTAAAGCCGGTCCTTCGGTTTACGTTGTGGCTTATGTCTACATTGACCGGTTTTGTCAAACCAATCCCGGTTTTAGAATCAGTCTCACCAATGTACATCGTCTcctcatcaccaccatcatgaTCGCTTCTAAATACGTCGAAGATTT GAACTATAGGAATTCATATTTTGCGAAGGTAGGTGGATTAGAGACAGAGGAGTTGAACAAGTTAGAGTTAGAGTTCCTGTTCTCGATGGGATTCAAACTACATGTTAATGTGAGTGTGTTCGAAAGTTATTGTTGTCATCTTGAAAGAGAAGTTAGCTTTGGAGGAGGTTATCAGATTGAGAAGGCATTACGTTGCGCTGAAGAGATCAAATCCAGACAAATGATCGTTAAAAATCctaaacatcatcatcatcatcatcacttcgCTCGAATCTTGTTGTAG
- the LOC104749271 gene encoding zinc finger protein ZAT9-like — MENYKCRYCFKSFANGRALGGHMRSHMPSLHVDEERPSQLSYETTESDVSSSSSKEKRNGKKNDDPKFASTSSLLLLEDGDGDDESETESSRNVINLTRKRSKRTRKLDSFATKKKKVKTSQLGYKSDPEPPHSSASDTTTEEDLAFCLMMLSRDKWKKNKSSNNSKEVVEEIETEEEEEEELEGYNNRLSKMNRTTRTTTTKGRYKCETCGKVFKSYQALGGHRASHKKNRVSNKTEQQRSETEHDNVVVVVAAAEKRIHECPICFRVFASGQALGGHKRSHGIGNLSVNHHQAHHQIESVKQRMIDLNLPAPTEEDEVSVVFQ; from the coding sequence ATGGAGAATTACAAGTGCAGGTATTGCTTTAAGAGCTTCGCTAATGGAAGAGCTTTAGGTGGTCACATGAGATCTCACATGCCGAGTCTTCATGTTGATGAAGAAAGGCCGAGTCAACTCAGTTACGAGACGACTGAGTCCGATGTTTCTTCGTCGTCCTCCAAGGAAAAGAGAAATGGGAAGAAGAATGATGATCCGAAGTTTGCTTCCAcaagctctcttcttcttcttgaagacGGCGACGGTGATGATGAGAGCGAGACAGAGTCTTCTAGGAATGTTATCAACCTGACTCGGAAACGATCTAAGCGAACTCGTAAACTCGATTCGTTcgcgacgaagaagaagaaggtgaaaacGAGTCAACTCGGTTACAAGTCTGATCCCGAGCCTCCTCATAGCTCAGCTTCTGATACGACGACGGAGGAAGATCTCGCCTTTTGTCTCATGATGCTCTCGAGAGACaaatggaagaagaacaaaagtagTAATAATAGTAAAGAAGTAGTGGAAGAGATcgagacagaagaagaagaagaagaagaattagaaGGTTACAACAACAGGTTAAGCAAGATGAATCGAACGACAAGAACAACAACGACGAAAGGGAGATACAAGTGCGAGACTTGTGGGAAAGTGTTCAAATCTTATCAAGCATTAGGTGGGCATAGAGCAAGTCATAAGAAGAACAGAGTAAGTAACAAAACAGAGCAGCAACGAAGCGAAACAGAGCATGACaatgtggttgttgttgttgctgctgctgagaAGAGAATCCATGAATGTCCTATTTGTTTTAGAGTTTTCGCATCGGGACAAGCACTTGGAGGTCACAAAAGATCTCACGGGATTGGGAATTTGTCTGTCAATCATCATCAAGCTCATCATCAAATCGAGTCTGTGAAACAGAGGATGATAGATCTTAATCTCCCTGCACCAACCGAGGAAGACGAAGTCTCTGTGGTGTTTCAATGA